One window of Oreochromis niloticus isolate F11D_XX linkage group LG23, O_niloticus_UMD_NMBU, whole genome shotgun sequence genomic DNA carries:
- the LOC109196856 gene encoding uncharacterized protein LOC109196856 yields the protein MYIWGQRGGINEICAISKSLKIILFADDTNLLCCGSNLEQLLNELENELNNLKTWFDHNKLTLNLSKTKFIIFGNRTYSTNSKLTINNTELDRVSEIKFLGVIIHHKLSWIPHIIHIKGKISKSLAILYKVKDLINQTSLYTLYCSIILPYMTYCVEVWGNMYKTHTYPIYILQKRAIRIINKATSREPSNPLFIKLNILKFKDLVDLRTAQTMYKAANKSLPHNIQNLFQIRPNTHDLRGILMFSKPVVRTNVKYQSITVRGVSVWNTCTDEIKTSTSIQKFTRLFKNNKLHEYRKSSSQ from the exons ATGTACATATGGGGTCAGAGGGGTGGC ATTAATGAGATATGTGCTATTTCAAAGTCTttgaaaataatattatttgcGGATGATACAAACTTACTGTGCTGTGGAAGTAACTTGGAACAACTTCTGAATGAGCtagaaaatgaattaaataatctGAAGACCTGGTTTGACCATAATAAATTAACATTGAACCTGAGCAAAACAAAATTCATAATATTTGGGAATCGCACATATTCTACTAACAGTAAACTGAcaataaataacactgaattagACAGAGTATCTGAAATAAAATTCCTTGGTGTGATAATACATCACAAACTATCCTGGATTCCCCACATTATTCATATCAAAGGCAAAATATCGAAGTCTCTGGCAATTCTCTATAAGGTCAAGGATCTCATAAATCAAACATCATTATATACTCTCTATTGTTCTATTATACTGCCGTACATGACATActgtgtggaagtgtggggaaacaTGTATAAGACACACACTTATCCAATATACATTctgcaaaaaagagcaataaggataataaaTAAAGCTACTTCAAGAGAACCATCAAATCCACTTTTTATCAAATTAAATATTCTCAAATTTAAAGATTTGGTTGACCTCAGAACTGCGCAAACAATGTACAAAGCAGCAAATAAATCTTTGCCCCACAACATTCAGAACTTGTTCCAAATAAGACCAAATACTCATGACCTGAGAGGAATCCTTATGTTCAGCAAGCCAGTAGTAAGGACAAATGTAAAATATCAGAGCATTACAGTCAGAGGAGTTAGTGTGTGGAACACCTGTACAGATGAAATCAAGACAAGTACATCAATACAAAAATTCACACGAttgttcaaaaataataaattgcatGAATATAGGAAATCTTCCTCTCAGTGA
- the LOC112843812 gene encoding uncharacterized protein LOC112843812: MDNQEHDITDPFLAINLALAMLNQNTDHSQNTHSQSSEHPAAINDNDPFELLNVALAPLAPSESLSQNSCQSLGVESDEIQTQSNVAHSPRSLTQNISSSEPLFDLNQDLAALAEREDEVQIPPELLSQIDRLNESRFIDSHNQQSLGFSRNNVQSPANEPLHHSPVNHDRGPSFQQGGNPEPSCFVRNKFNNVEIRHILNFLPPDDIPDYAQYYQGIMGSARERSNRVFSHARPGDVVQLELIGHQLQNNASDILRDNHNLSEFENLFLRAVQSNWSVMCDSLLELVAQIVRPPSGSGKRILRQVLNNKIVKKKRRFLYVVHNPDNSLCFAISLAHLLHPDFNGLQAETLAKEIPQKAGLNDQTPVSFNQIITFERLLSCKIIVFYCNEYNRNLCTFQTTTPTSEKTLFLFLFENHYYAIKNLKGFMGTNYICNYCYTGYNHILSHFCPSHCSVCMQSACSRDILSPILCADCNRTCRSPLCFQNHKKVVERRERVASNCQLYKKCVKCSQLYYVAA, encoded by the coding sequence ATGGATAACCAGGAACATGATATTACTGACCCATTTTTAGCCATAAACCTAGCTCTAGCAATGTTAAACCAAAATACCGATCATTCTCAAAATACACATTCACAAAGCAGTGAGCACCCTGCTGCAATCAATGATAATGACCCTTTCGAATTGCTTAATGTAGCTCTTGCCCCATTAGCACCTAGTGAAAGTCTTTCGCAAAATAGCTGTCAAAGTTTGGGTGTGGAGTCCGATGAGATCCAAACACAGTCAAACGTGGCTCATTCTCCAAGGAGCCTGACACAAAACATTTCCTCTTCTGAACCGTTATTTGATCTAAATCAGGATTTAGCAGCCTTGGCAGAAAGAGAGGATGAGGTTCAAATACCCCCAGAGTTGTTAAGCCAGATAGATAGGTTAAATGAAAGCCGTTTCATTGACTCTCATAACCAACAATCGCTCGGCTTTTCCCGAAACAATGTGCAATCACCTGCTAACGAGCCACTCCATCACAGCCCCGTAAACCATGATCGCGGTCCTTCGTTTCAACAAGGCGGTAATCCAGAGCCGAGCTGTTTTGTcagaaataaatttaataatgttGAAATTAGACATATTTTGAATTTCCTGCCTCCAGACGATATACCCGATTATGCACAATATTATCAAGGCATAATGGGGAGTGCCCGTGAAAGATCAAACAGGGTTTTCTCCCATGCACGCCCAGGCGATGTTGTACAGTTAGAGTTGATAGGGCATCAGTTACAAAATAACGCTTCAGACATTTTACGTGATAATCACAATTTGTCTGAATTTGAAAATTTATTCTTGAGAGCCGTACAGTCAAACTGGTCGGTAATGTGTGACAGCTTGCTTGAGCTCGTAGCTCAGATTGTTAGACCCCCATCTGGTAGTGGAAAGAGAATACTTAGACAGGTACTTAACAACAAAattgttaaaaagaaaagacgTTTTTTGTACGTGGTCCATAACCCTGACAATAGTTTATGTTTTGCCATAAGTCTGGCCCACCTTCTGCACCCCGATTTTAACGGTCTCCAGGCAGAAACCTTAGCTaaagaaattccacaaaaaGCTGGTCTAAATGATCAAACGCCTGTAAGCTTTAATCAAATTATTACATTTGAAAGGCTACTCAGCTGTAAAATAATAGTATTTTACTGTAATGAGTATAATCGTAACCTTTGTACATTTCAAACCACTACACCAACTAGCGAAAAaaccctttttttatttttatttgagaaCCATTACTATGCTATTAAAAATTTAAAGGGATTTATGGGCACAAACTATATATGCAATTATTGTTACACAGGCTATAACCATATCTTATCCCATTTCTGCCCCAGTCATTGCTCTGTCTGCATGCAATCCGCGTGTAGTCGCGACATCCTGTCTCCTATTCTCTGTGCTGATTGTAATCGTACCTGCAGGTCTCCGCTTTGTTTCCAGAACCATAAAAAGGTCGTTGAGAGGCGTGAAAGAGTCGCCAGCAACTGTCAGCTATATAAAAAATGTGTTAAGTGTTCGCAACTTTATTATGTAGCAGCCTAA